Genomic segment of Bacteroidales bacterium:
CGAAGTTGTGCTTGTGGATATCAAAGAAGGCATGGCCGAAGGCAAAGCGCTGGACATCTGGCAGACTTCGTCCATCAACCACTTCAACACCCGTGTTACAGGAGTTACCAATAATTATCTCAAAACCAAAGGTTCCGGGATTGTGGTGATCACTTCCGGCCTTCCACGGAAACCGGGTATGAGCCGCGATGATCTGATCAAAACCAATGCAGCTATTGTTACCGAAGCCGTTGAACGGGTTATAAGATATTCACCGGAAGCAATCATTATTGTTGTTACCAATCCCCTCGATGTGATGACGTATGCAGCCTATAAAGCAGCGCGCAAGGACAGCAGGAAAGTTTTCGGGATGGCAGGCATTTTGGACACTGGAAGGTATAAAGCTTTTATTGCCGATGCGCTCAATGTATCTCCAAAAGACATTCACTCAATGTTGCTGGGTGGCCACGGTGATGCAATGGTTCCATTGCCACGCTATACAAGTATTTCAGGAATTCCAGTCACCGAATTGCTGAACAAGGAAGAAATTGAAAAAATTGTTGACAGGACCCGCAAAGGAGGTGGTGAGTTGGTGAACCTGATGGGAACCTCTGCCTGGTACGCTCCCGGCGCTGCTGCCGCTCAAATGGTTGAAGCCATCGTGGATGACCAACGTAGTATTTTCCCGGTGTGTGCATTGCTCAAAGGCGAATATGGTATGAAAGATGTTTACATGGGCGTGCCCGTAATTTTGGGTTCTGAGGGAATTGAAGAAATTATTGAACTGAAACTGAACGCCGAAGAAATGAAACTTGTGAAAGAATCGGCCAATGCGGTGAAAGTGACCATGAAGCAGCTTGACGATATGAATCTGATCGCTGATTAAATTCAACGCTATTTAATGAAACCCCATGCACGAGGCTGCTTCGATATGGAAGCGGCCTTTTGTTTTTTAGTTGCGAATCCAGACACGATTGCGTGGTGATT
This window contains:
- the mdh gene encoding malate dehydrogenase — encoded protein: MRKITVIGAGNVGATCANVIAQKDLCREVVLVDIKEGMAEGKALDIWQTSSINHFNTRVTGVTNNYLKTKGSGIVVITSGLPRKPGMSRDDLIKTNAAIVTEAVERVIRYSPEAIIIVVTNPLDVMTYAAYKAARKDSRKVFGMAGILDTGRYKAFIADALNVSPKDIHSMLLGGHGDAMVPLPRYTSISGIPVTELLNKEEIEKIVDRTRKGGGELVNLMGTSAWYAPGAAAAQMVEAIVDDQRSIFPVCALLKGEYGMKDVYMGVPVILGSEGIEEIIELKLNAEEMKLVKESANAVKVTMKQLDDMNLIAD